From the Bacteroidia bacterium genome, the window ATTACAAAACATCTCATGTCAAAAATTACCTACATTGAAAAACCATCGCTTGAAGACCTTATTGCAACAGATACAGAAACACGATTGCAAACGGAAATATTATTGACTAAAAAAATTAACTTCGCATAAAATTTTTAAAATCTGATGAGTGGATTGATTATGGCAGCTCAGTTGATACTGGGCCTCTCAATATTGGTAACCCTGCATGAACTGGGACATTTTCTTGCTGCAAGAATGTTCGGTATCAAGGTCGAAAAGTTTTACCTGTTTTTTGATGCATGGGGAATAAAATTATTTAGCTTTAAAAAAGGCGATTGTGAATATGGTATAGGATGGCTTCCTTTTGGCGGCTATGTAAAAATTGCAGGCATGGTTGATGAAAGCATGGACAAAGATCAGTTGGCACAGCCTGCACAACCTTGGGAATTCAGGAGTAAGCCCGCATGGCAAAGATTAATTGTCATGGTTGCAGGTGTTGTAATGAATGTTATCCTTGGCATTGCCATTTTTTCAATGAGCTTATTGCACTACAAAGGTAGTTATCTTAAAAACGACTCTGTTAAACATGGCATTGTTGCCTATAAACTGGGTGAGGAAATTGGTTTGCGTACGGGAGATAAAGTTGTTGCTATTAATGGAAAACCATTCGATCGTTTTGATGACTTACTTTCAACACGTGTATTATTTGGTGCAACATTAACTGTTAACCGCATTGGTGAGACAATACAAATTGAAGTGCCTGATGATTTTTATAAAAAAACAGGTCCTAATGCACGTTCACTTTTTCTTGGAGCAGGACATCTGACCTATGTTGTTAAAGAAGTTGTAGTTGGCGAAAATGCATTCAAAGCCGGTGTAGAAAACGGTGATATCATTACAGAGGTAGATAAACAAAAAATTACCGGTGAAGATTTTATGCAACGCTACTTTGCTGATAAGAAAGGAGAAACTGCATTACTCTCAATAATTCGCGATGGCAAACCCATGGACATTACAGTAAACATCAGTTCAAAAGGAACTATTGGCGTGCGATATAATGGTGACGTAGTAATACCTGAGGAATATATTAAAACACCTTACACATTATCATCAGCATTGGCATTTGGTACATCAGATGCATTTGAAACATTAGTGAGCAATGCT encodes:
- the rseP gene encoding RIP metalloprotease RseP, translated to MSGLIMAAQLILGLSILVTLHELGHFLAARMFGIKVEKFYLFFDAWGIKLFSFKKGDCEYGIGWLPFGGYVKIAGMVDESMDKDQLAQPAQPWEFRSKPAWQRLIVMVAGVVMNVILGIAIFSMSLLHYKGSYLKNDSVKHGIVAYKLGEEIGLRTGDKVVAINGKPFDRFDDLLSTRVLFGATLTVNRIGETIQIEVPDDFYKKTGPNARSLFLGAGHLTYVVKEVVVGENAFKAGVENGDIITEVDKQKITGEDFMQRYFADKKGETALLSIIRDGKPMDITVNISSKGTIGVRYNGDVVIPEEYIKTPYTLSSALAFGTSDAFETLVSNAKGFKKLFKGEEKFQESVQGPIGIAKIYGGTWDWPHFWVLTGLLSMILAFMNILPIPALDGGHVLFLLIESVTRKKFSDAFMEKTQVVGMVLLLSLMVFVIGNDIWRAFIK